In one window of Candidatus Binatia bacterium DNA:
- a CDS encoding acyl-CoA dehydrogenase family protein yields MYIPGEDIYGSREHQAFREMVRKFVQTELAPRAREFDKLGKIDKSLYRKMGDLGVLGIRYDPQYGGQGLDYSFHAVFLEELALCDNAGVTMGISVHTDMATPALHRFGTEELKQKYLVPAIRGEQVSAVAVTEPGAGSDVARIRTRAVRDGDYWVINGSKMYITNAATADWLCLLAVTDPDGGYGGFSQIIVPTDSPGFSYELLDKIGNKGSDTGLLYFDDVRVPVSNTIGDAQRGFQQQMMQFQDERMVPVVTAPVGARHLWEATLKHCQERIAFGKPLSKMQVNQHKFVDMMIQITAAQEMAYRCIRQMVRNEDATMDISMAKVFCTAMQQYVATTCVQLFGGAGYCWENPAARAFVDARLVSIGGGADEVMKQVIAKMLQI; encoded by the coding sequence ATGTATATTCCAGGTGAAGACATTTACGGCAGCCGCGAGCACCAGGCCTTTCGCGAGATGGTCCGCAAGTTCGTGCAGACCGAGCTCGCACCGCGGGCGCGCGAATTCGACAAGCTGGGGAAAATCGACAAGTCGCTCTACCGCAAGATGGGAGATCTCGGGGTGCTCGGCATCCGCTACGATCCCCAGTACGGCGGCCAGGGGCTCGACTACTCCTTCCACGCCGTTTTCCTCGAGGAACTCGCACTCTGCGACAACGCCGGCGTGACCATGGGAATCTCCGTGCATACCGACATGGCCACGCCAGCACTGCACCGTTTCGGCACTGAGGAATTGAAGCAGAAGTACCTCGTACCGGCTATCCGTGGTGAGCAAGTCTCCGCCGTGGCCGTAACCGAACCCGGCGCCGGCTCCGACGTCGCCCGCATTCGCACCCGCGCCGTGCGTGACGGTGATTACTGGGTCATCAATGGCTCCAAGATGTACATCACCAACGCCGCCACCGCCGACTGGCTCTGCCTGCTGGCGGTCACCGACCCCGACGGCGGTTATGGCGGCTTCAGTCAGATCATCGTTCCGACCGACTCGCCCGGATTCAGCTACGAGCTGCTCGACAAGATCGGCAACAAGGGCTCGGATACCGGGCTGCTGTACTTCGACGACGTGCGCGTACCGGTGTCCAACACCATCGGCGACGCACAGCGTGGTTTCCAGCAGCAGATGATGCAGTTCCAGGACGAACGCATGGTGCCGGTGGTGACGGCGCCGGTGGGGGCACGCCACCTCTGGGAAGCCACCCTCAAGCACTGCCAGGAGCGCATTGCCTTCGGCAAGCCGCTCTCGAAGATGCAGGTCAATCAGCACAAGTTCGTCGATATGATGATCCAGATCACCGCGGCGCAGGAGATGGCCTACCGCTGCATACGCCAAATGGTGCGCAACGAGGACGCCACCATGGACATCTCCATGGCCAAGGTGTTCTGCACCGCCATGCAACAGTACGTCGCCACCACCTGCGTCCAGCTCTTCGGCGGCGCCGGCTATTGCTGGGAGAACCCGGCCGCCCGCGCCTTCGTCGACGCCCGCCTGGTCAGCATCGGCGGCGGCGCCGACGAGGTGATGAAGCAGGTCATCGCCAAGATGCTGCAGATTTGA
- a CDS encoding EthD domain-containing protein: MIHLIFCLRRLPQLSRAEFQRYWRERHAPLVRSHAAALGLRRYVQAHTIDHPVAQGAVAARGAPEPFDGVAELWFDSDELLRRMQTEAGAEAGRALLEDERRFLDLANSPIFCAEDHVVLER, encoded by the coding sequence ATGATCCACCTGATCTTTTGCTTGCGTCGCTTGCCGCAGCTGTCGCGCGCGGAGTTTCAGCGCTACTGGCGCGAACGTCATGCCCCGCTGGTGAGATCGCACGCTGCGGCGCTCGGCCTTCGGCGCTACGTGCAAGCCCACACCATCGACCACCCAGTGGCACAAGGCGCGGTGGCGGCACGCGGAGCGCCGGAGCCGTTCGACGGCGTGGCGGAGCTGTGGTTCGATAGCGACGAGCTGCTGCGGCGCATGCAAACGGAGGCCGGCGCCGAAGCTGGCCGTGCCCTGCTCGAAGACGAGCGGCGCTTCCTCGACCTGGCAAATTCACCGATCTTTTGTGCCGAGGATCACGTCGTGCTGGAGCGCTAG